One Malaclemys terrapin pileata isolate rMalTer1 chromosome 7, rMalTer1.hap1, whole genome shotgun sequence genomic region harbors:
- the GLYCTK gene encoding glycerate kinase isoform X1: MTSALKALPNIHRACMIPAYRGQVSHPRSMSLWEHGLHLFRSAVGVVLPAPMLRRALVLKTDGCPRLVVRDRVFPVRRNLYLVGFGKAVLGMAAEAEEILGDHLIQGVVSVPHGIRACLQQAGMEEMLLKPHSRIQVIEGAKHNLPDREALRAASMIRELAEGLTADDLLLVLISGGGSALLPAPTPPILLEEKEKVTKLLASRGATIQELNTIRKALSLLKGGGLARAAYPAQVLSLILSDVIGNPVDIIASGPTVYSSPSAQGCLQIMTKYNLMSTLPRSVKTVLSSSVSDPSGPKDYSHVYNVVIGSNSLALEGAKRQAEDLGYWTLILSAGVCGEVSRVAKLYSQLIQFVCLSTAGLGEGPLRDQVRGHLLKLAAELEIPGLNLVDSLKALQGLESERSICLLAGGETTVQLQGNGKGGRNQELALQVALELHRAKATGAGYFLGKCEVLFLSGGTDGQDGPTEAAGAFSSQELVDKAAQEGLDVETFLSNNDSYTFFSKFQNGHHLLLTGLTGTNVMDIQAILIRARDR, from the exons ATGACCTCCGCTCTCAAGGCCCTGCCCAACATCCACAGAGCCTGCATGATCCCAGCCTATCGGGGACAAGTATCTCACCCGCGCAGTATGTCTCTCTGGGAGCACGGGCTGCACCTCTTCCGCAGCGCCGTGGGTGTCGTCCTGCCGGCCCCCATGCTGAGAAGGGCCCTGGTGCTCAAAACAGATGGCTGCCCCAGGCTGGTCGTGAGGGACCGGGTTTTCCCTGTGAGGAGGAACCTGTATCTGGTGGGCTTCGGGAAGGCTGTGCTGGGAATGGCAGCCGAGGCAGAGGAGATCCTCGGGGACCACCTAATTCAGGGGGTTGTCAGCGTCCCCCATGGCATTCGGGCATGCCTGCAGCAGGCGGGAATGGA GGAGATGTTGCTGAAGCCTCACAGCAGGATCCAGGTCATAGAAGGAGCTAAGCACAACCTCCCTGACAGAGAGGCTCTGAGGGCAGCCAGCATGATTCGGGAGCTAGCTGAAGGCCTGACAGCTGACGACCTCCTCCTTGTGCTGATCTCAG GAGGCGGATCAGCCCTACTGCCTGCTCCTACTCCTCCGATCCTCttggaggagaaagagaaggtCACCAAGCTTCTGGCTTCCAGAGGCGCTACCATACAGGAGCTCAACACCATCCGGAAGGCCCTTTCCTTGTTGAAAGGTGGAGGGTTGGCCCGGGCTGCATATCCTGCACAG GTGCTAAGCCTCATCCTCTCTGATGTCATTGGCAACCCAGTGGACATTATTGCGAGTGGCCCCACTGTCTACAGTTCCCCCAGTGCTCAAGGCTGCCTTCAGATAATGACAAAATACAATCTGATGAGCACCTTGCCCAGATCTGTGAAAACAGTGCTGTCCAGCTCCGTCTCAGATCCCAGTGGTCCGAAAGACTATTCCCACGTCTACAATGTTGTCATTGGTTCAAACAGTTTAGCTTTAGAGGGGGCCAAACGCCAAGCAGAGGATTTGGGCTACTGGACCCTGATTTTgagtgcaggggtgtgtggggaggtcagCAGAGTAGCCAAACTCTACAGCCAGCTGATTCAGTTTGTTTGCTTGAGCACAGCTGGACTTGGAGAAGGTCCTCTAAGAGACCAGGTGAGAGGACATCTTCTAAAGCTGGCAGCAGAGCTAGAGATCCCAGGTTTGAACCTTGTGGATTCTTTGAAGGCTTTGCAAGGATTGGAGTCTGAAAGATCAATTTGCCTGCTGGCTGGTGGAGAGACCACTGTCCAGCTTCAAGGAAATGGGAAGGGTGGGAGGAACCAGGAGTTGGCCTTACAGGTGGCATTGGAGTTACACCGAGCTAAGGCCACTGGGGCTGGCTACTTCCTTGGGAAATGTGAAGTCCTGTTCCTCAGTGGTGGGACTGATGGACAAGATGGGCCAACAGAGGCAGCTGGTGCCTTCTCTAGCCAGGAGCTGGTGGATAAGGCTGCTCAGGAAGGTCTTGATGTGGAGACGTTTCTGAGCAACAATGACTCCTACACATTCTTCAGTAAGTTCCAAAATGGACATCACCTTTTGCTGACTGGTTTAACAGGCACCAATGTCATGGACATCCAGGCTATTTTAATTAGGGCTAGAGACAGATAA
- the GLYCTK gene encoding glycerate kinase isoform X3 produces the protein MTSALKALPNIHRACMIPAYRGQVSHPRSMSLWEHGLHLFRSAVGVVLPAPMLRRALVLKTDGCPRLVVRDRVFPVRRNLYLVGFGKAVLGMAAEAEEILGDHLIQGVVSVPHGIRACLQQAGMEEMLLKPHSRIQVIEGAKHNLPDREALRAASMIRELAEGLTADDLLLVLISGGGSALLPAPTPPILLEEKEKVTKLLASRGATIQELNTIRKALSLLKGGGLARAAYPAQLE, from the exons ATGACCTCCGCTCTCAAGGCCCTGCCCAACATCCACAGAGCCTGCATGATCCCAGCCTATCGGGGACAAGTATCTCACCCGCGCAGTATGTCTCTCTGGGAGCACGGGCTGCACCTCTTCCGCAGCGCCGTGGGTGTCGTCCTGCCGGCCCCCATGCTGAGAAGGGCCCTGGTGCTCAAAACAGATGGCTGCCCCAGGCTGGTCGTGAGGGACCGGGTTTTCCCTGTGAGGAGGAACCTGTATCTGGTGGGCTTCGGGAAGGCTGTGCTGGGAATGGCAGCCGAGGCAGAGGAGATCCTCGGGGACCACCTAATTCAGGGGGTTGTCAGCGTCCCCCATGGCATTCGGGCATGCCTGCAGCAGGCGGGAATGGA GGAGATGTTGCTGAAGCCTCACAGCAGGATCCAGGTCATAGAAGGAGCTAAGCACAACCTCCCTGACAGAGAGGCTCTGAGGGCAGCCAGCATGATTCGGGAGCTAGCTGAAGGCCTGACAGCTGACGACCTCCTCCTTGTGCTGATCTCAG GAGGCGGATCAGCCCTACTGCCTGCTCCTACTCCTCCGATCCTCttggaggagaaagagaaggtCACCAAGCTTCTGGCTTCCAGAGGCGCTACCATACAGGAGCTCAACACCATCCGGAAGGCCCTTTCCTTGTTGAAAGGTGGAGGGTTGGCCCGGGCTGCATATCCTGCACAG CTGGAGTAA
- the GLYCTK gene encoding glycerate kinase isoform X2: MTSALKALPNIHRACMIPAYRGQVSHPRSMSLWEHGLHLFRSAVGVVLPAPMLRRALVLKTDGCPRLVVRDRVFPVRRNLYLVGFGKAVLGMAAEAEEILGDHLIQGVVSVPHGIRACLQQAGMEEMLLKPHSRIQVIEGAKHNLPDREALRAASMIRELAEGLTADDLLLVLISGGGSALLPAPTPPILLEEKEKVTKLLASRGATIQELNTIRKALSLLKGGGLARAAYPAQAPSGLGWWKKLKETRAHVSLAPG; encoded by the exons ATGACCTCCGCTCTCAAGGCCCTGCCCAACATCCACAGAGCCTGCATGATCCCAGCCTATCGGGGACAAGTATCTCACCCGCGCAGTATGTCTCTCTGGGAGCACGGGCTGCACCTCTTCCGCAGCGCCGTGGGTGTCGTCCTGCCGGCCCCCATGCTGAGAAGGGCCCTGGTGCTCAAAACAGATGGCTGCCCCAGGCTGGTCGTGAGGGACCGGGTTTTCCCTGTGAGGAGGAACCTGTATCTGGTGGGCTTCGGGAAGGCTGTGCTGGGAATGGCAGCCGAGGCAGAGGAGATCCTCGGGGACCACCTAATTCAGGGGGTTGTCAGCGTCCCCCATGGCATTCGGGCATGCCTGCAGCAGGCGGGAATGGA GGAGATGTTGCTGAAGCCTCACAGCAGGATCCAGGTCATAGAAGGAGCTAAGCACAACCTCCCTGACAGAGAGGCTCTGAGGGCAGCCAGCATGATTCGGGAGCTAGCTGAAGGCCTGACAGCTGACGACCTCCTCCTTGTGCTGATCTCAG GAGGCGGATCAGCCCTACTGCCTGCTCCTACTCCTCCGATCCTCttggaggagaaagagaaggtCACCAAGCTTCTGGCTTCCAGAGGCGCTACCATACAGGAGCTCAACACCATCCGGAAGGCCCTTTCCTTGTTGAAAGGTGGAGGGTTGGCCCGGGCTGCATATCCTGCACAG